Part of the Gallalistipes aquisgranensis genome, TCAGGGAGGTGGCCTACCGTTGCGGTTTCTCCTCTCCTGCGGTGTTCCATCGTGTTTTCGCCGAGAGCCACGGAGGCGTAACACCCAATCGCTACCGGCGGGAAAATGTCGTGTAGGCGAATACTGTCCTTTCCTGTCGCCGTGCCTGTACCTTCTCTGGTGCAGGTTATTTTGTCCTCTTTCGACGGGTGATTTGCATTGCGAAACGTAAAAAGACGGCAGATTTTACGAATGGCGACCCGATTTTTTACGAATCGGGACTGTCTGTGATTTTTCATCACTTTTCATCCGCTAATTTTATAAACGAATTGCCGATTTTGTTACTTCAGTGCCCTTCCGGGCCATTTTGGGGTTCGAAAGTACGATTTGATGTTCGTTAAATCGTTGGTTTTCAGCAAAGGTATAAAATGTAATGTGAATTTTTTGTGTTTTTTTGAAAAAAAATGATGATCCATTTGCTAAATGTCTGCCTTTTAATTTTTTATAAATATAATTTTAAAGGTATTCGAAAGACTCTCTGTCGGAGCGCTTCCCCTCTTTTGGACTGACGATTTAACGAACGATTTTTCGATGCGGAAAACCGTCCGTAGGTGGTTATATATCAATTTCTTCCATCTCGTTATGCGGAACGGGGCGTCGGATTATGAATAATACGGAACGGGTATGATATACCGTATGTTGATATTGTTTCAGATGATCGGTTGCTGCGGATGTCTCTGTGCGCAGTCTGCGGTCGATTCGGTGCGTGTCTATTTCCGTCGCGGCTATTCCGTACTCGACCTTTCGTTTCGTGACAACCGGCAGACGCTCGACGCGTTTGTCGGACGTCTGGACTCCCTGCTGGCCGATACGTCCCGGCATATCGTCTCCCTGTGCGTGGAGGGGAATGCCTCGCCGGACGGTACCCTCGGAGCCAACCGGCGTCTGAGCGGGAACCGGGCGAAACGGGTGTTGGAATATATCCGCCTTCGGGTGGCGCTGCCCGATTCGCTGGTCTGTGTCGTGGCCGGCGGAATCGACTGGGACGGCCTTGCGGAACGGATTGCCGCCGACCCTCGCGTGCCGGCTCGCGAACGGGCGCTGGATATTCTGCGCCATACGCCGGTGTGGGTTTTCGACGACAGCGGACGGATCGTGGACAGTCGTAAAAAACAGTTGATGGATCTCGACGGGGGGCGGACCTACCGTTATCTGTTGGAACATTTCTTCCCCGGGCTCCGCAACGCATCCCTGCGCCTGAGTTATACGGTCGCGTCCGTCGTCCAGCCGGAGGAGAAGCCTGTCGGAGTTCCGGAACCGGAGCCGGAATCCGGACCGGCCGTCCCCTCCTCCGGGACCGACAGTCTGCCGTCGCGGGAGGCGGTGCCGGAGCCCTCGTCCGGTTCCGCTTCCGGACATGCGGAGCCGGAAGAAAGGGAACCTCTGCACCGGCTGGCCCTGAAGACGAACCTGCTCTACGATGCGGTGCTGATGCCTTCGCTGGAGGTGGAGTACCGCATCGACGACCGATGGTCGGTCAATCTCGAGGGCGAAGTGGCCTGGTGGTCGAAGAAAGACCGGCACAAATACTATCAGATCGCCACGATCGGCCCCGAAGGACGCTATTGGTTCCGGACGAGGAAACCGTGGCACGGTCATTACGTGGGGGCTTTCGTGGGCGGCAGCTGGTACGACCTGGAGAACGGCGGACGCGGCTACAAGGGCGAACTGGTCATGACGGGCCTCAGCTACGGATATATGTTCCCCATCGGCCGTTCCCTCTCGCTGGAGACGGGTATCGGAATCGGTTTCCTGCACACCTCCTATGAGGAGTACCTGCCCGTGGACGGACACTATGTCTATCAGCAGACCAGCCAGACGAACTATTTCGGTCCGGTGAAACTCAGGCTCTCCCTGGCCTGGCGGCTCTGGGACCGGAACCGGAAAGGAGGTGCGCGATGAAAGTCCCGTCTCTCTTCTCCCTGTTGCTGTTGGGCGGCGTCGTGCTGCTGGGCGGATGCCGCAAGGACCTCTGCTATGACCACGACCTGCACGGGCTCAACGTCCGGGTCCTGCTGCGGCCCGAATGGGAATGCGAATGGGAGCGCGATTACGGCCGGGCCTGGGAGGAGAACTGGCCGGCCGAACACGGCATGACCTACGCATCGCTGCGTCCGGCCGCGGCCACGGGCATCGTCTCTTTCGTCTATCACGAGGACGGTTCGCGCACGGAGCGCCACCTGCCGGGCGAAGGCGGTCTGCTCCCGATGAGCGAGGGCGAAAAGTCGATTCTGTTTTACAACGACGACACCCGCTATATCGTTTTCGACGGTCTGAATTCGTGGGCGACGGCCTCGGCCTCCACCCGGACACGCAGCCGTTCCACTTACAGTGAGGACCATGCCGGGGAGAAGACCGTCAATGCGCCGGACATGCTCTACGGCACCTGGATCGACCGTTACACGGCCGTTCCGACCTCCGAACCCTCTCCGATGGCCGTCACGCTGCGCCCGTTGGTCTACACCTACCTGATCCGTTACGAGTTCGAACGGGGACTGGAGCACGTGGCGCTGGCCCGCGGGGCGCTCTCCGGTATGGCCGAATCGGTCTATCTGCAGGACGGGCATACGGGAGAGGAGACCGCGACCATTCTATTCGAGTGCGAACTGAAGAGTTACGGCGTCGAGGTGAGACTGGCCTCGTTCGGTGTGCCCGGTTTCCCGGGGGATCACTATGTGCAGCGGGACGGACAGCGGCAGATGCTGAATCTGGAGGTGATGATGAAGAACGGCAAGCTCAAGGAGTTCGAGTTCGATGTCACCGATCAGTTGTCCGCACAACCGCGCGGCGGGGTGATCACGGTCGGCGGCCTGGAGGTGACGGACGAGGAGGCCGGCAACGAATCGGGCTTCGACGTGGACGTGGACGGCTGGGGCCGGTACGAGGACATCGAATTGCCGCTGGGATGACGCAACAAGCAGAAATATTTATTAACCACTTATAAACCAATAGAACGATGAAGAGAAATGTATTTGTGTATGCCATGGCCGTTGCGGCGCTGGCAGGTTGCAGCAAGACCGAGACGGTAGACCAGTCGCCGGTCGGGGCCATCCGTTTCGACGGTGCCCATATCAGTTATCCGACGGAATCCCGTTCGGTCACCGAGCTTGACCAGAGCATAACTGAGTTCCAGGTCTTCGGACAGTACACGAAGGAGAGTGAGCCTGTTAAGGTATTCGACAACGAGACCGTCACCAAAGGGGGAGGGGGCGGCTGGACCTATACGGGAGGACTCCGGCCCTGGATCGAGGGGGCCCAGTACGTGTTCGCCGCCTACGCCCCGGCCGATGCGCTGACCTCGCCGCAGGTGAACGAGGCCGGCTACCTCACGCTGACCGATTACAGCGTGGCCGGCAATCAGAAAGACCTGATCTATGCCGCCAAGATAGCTATCGGCCAGGCCGCGGGCAGCAATACCGCGGTTCAGTTCTCGTTCAAGCACCTGCTCTCGATCGTCGGGGTCACGTTCAAGAGCGGATTCGGCGAGGACACCGAACTGACTGTTTCGGAAGTGAAGGTGAACAAGGTTCCCTCGAAGGCGACCTTCACCGCTTCGGGCGAAACCGGCTCGGACCAGTTGGGCGGCACCTGGGGTGCGGCATCCGATCCGCAGTCGTTCGGCCTGACCATTGCCGGTATTACGGAGCCCGAGGGCACGTCCGCCGATAATATCGTCGTCATTCCGCAGACCATTCCGACCGGTGGCAATGCCGTCGAGATCGCTTTCAAGGTGACGGTGACCACCGCTGCCGGAGAAGAGCTCGTTTCCGGAAAGGAATTCACTTCGGAGATTCCCGTGGGAACGATTACCACATGGGACCCCGGGTTCAAATATAATTACGTGGCCACGATCACGCCCGAAAGCGTGGAGTTGGATTATATCGAATTCTCCGATCCGGTGGTCGATACGTGGAAACCGGCAGAGGACGGCGATCAGGATCTGCCGCTTCAGTAGGCACCTCCTTCCTGGCGAAAAAGATGTGTCCGGCCGTGAGCCGGGCACGGGCCGGAAGGGGTTGAATGTCCCCTTTCGGTCGCAAGCGAATCAATAAGAACGACGACGAATGAAAGGAATTATACGGCATATCGGTCCGTGCGCCGCGGCGCTGCTTCTGCTGGCGGGATGTTCCGAGACCACCGTGGAGCGTGGGCCCGGCGGCGAGGATGCGATCGGTTTCACAACGGATGTGACGCGGGCGGCCAAGGAGGATTTCGCGGCGGGCGACGCCTTCGCCGTGTGGGGCTGGTATGCTCCCGACGACGCTTTCAGCCGGGTGTTCGACGCCACGAAGGTCTCGACGCCCGACGGCACCTCCTGGAGCTACGAGGGCATGCGTTTCTGGAAAGCCGGCAAGACCTATGCGTTCTATGCCCTGCATCCCGCCGCGGACGCCCTGCCGGGAACTGCCTCGTGCAGCGCCGACGGAATCCTTTCCGTCGCGGGGTTCGATGCCTCGCGCGGCGTCGATCTGATGGCGGCCTGTGCCACGGGGATGGACGGCGGCCGTCCGGCACCGGTGCCCTTCACGTTCACCCACCTGCTCACCCGGATACAGATCGTCGGGAAGCGCAGCGAGTCCACGGCCGGAATCGTGGGATTCACACCCCGTATCCATGCCGTACGGCTCTACGGGATGCCGGGGAAAGGCGACTTTTCCCTCTCCGCGGCCGACCTGGCGGACCGGGAGGCGCTCCGGGCCGCATGGACGGCCGCGCCCGGTATCACGACTTCCGATGCCCCCCTGGCCGCCTTCATCTCCGACGGGGGCGAGGAGGCGACGGCCGAAGGGACGCTCCTGCTCGACGCCTTACCCTATCCGCAGCGTATCACGCAGGATTGTTACGTCGAGGTGGTGTATTCGACCGACGGTACGGGCACCGACCGGCAGACCCGGACCGTCCGACTGACTTCGCTTCCCGTGACGGTCTGGGAGGCCGGACGGCAGTACCGCTACACCTTCAGCGTGTCGGACAATGACCGTATCCTGTTCGACACCCCCACGGTGAACGCATGGGACGAGGCTGTGGGAGGCATCATCATCGTGGACTGATTCCGGAAAAACAGCGATAAATCATGAATGCGAAACGATTGATATGGTGGGTGGTCTCGCTGGCGGGAGTCGCGGCCTGCGAACGGGAATATCCTGCAGACCCGGCTGCCGGGACGTCGGACCGTATCCTTTTCGGGACTCCGGTACTCTCCGTGGAGACCCGCAGCACCTTCAAGAATGCCCTCGACCCGGGCGACGAGTTCGGCGTACTCGGCTACTGCGTTCCCTACACCGTGGGAACGACCGCACCCGATTACAATGCCGGGAGCAGTCCGTGGGTGCTGAAAAAGGCCCAGTGTCCGCCCGAGGTGTTCTACGACCAGCGGGTCGTCGTCGGGGCGAACGGCTGCCGCTACGACCGCAACGGCGGTACGGACAACGACCCGAAATATTGGTACCGGGACGGTTACGACACGAACAACAGCGCGAACGGCGCCATCGTCGGAACGGACCGTTACCGTTACTCCTTTTTTGCCTGGTACCCTTACGAAGGGGCCTTCACGATCGACCGGCCGAACGGCTCCGCCGAGGCGGGGGCTCCCGTCTTCACCTTCACCATGCCCCAGACGGGATCGTCCCTTTCCGATCCGCTCGAACACGGCAACACGCCCGACGCCATGGTCGCCGTGCTCTACAACCGCACGAAGGAGGACGGAAACCTGCGTTTCAACTTCAGCCACGTGCTCACAGGGATCGGTTTCCAGGTGAACAACCTCAGCGAGTACGACCTCACGGTGCACTCGGTCTCTCTGAGCGGCAGCTTCTACAAGGACGTGACGATCGACCTGACGGGCGATAACTCGCAGTTCTCGTTCTCTTCCGCCCGCTACACGGGAAGCTACGCCCTGCTTTCGGAGGACCTCTCCCTGCCGGCTCCCGCCGAGGGGACGACGGCCACCTCTTCCGGGCTGATCGGCGGAGAACACCTGCTGCTGATCTCCGGTACGGGCACCAGCTTCGGGGAAAACGTCACGGTGAATATCAAATATACGTTCAACGGACAGCCGGGCGACCAGCGAATGGCCCGTCCCGGGACGTTTACCCCGCGGCCGGGCGTGAAGTACACGGCCCAGCTCAATTTCGTGGGCGAGACGTTCGTGCTCCAGTTCGTGGTGGACAACGGCGAACAGTGGGAGGACGGCGGGGCGGACGACGGCCGGGAGGACAACGACGACATCGTATTCGAATAGGAAGACCTGATGATATGACACGAACGAAGATTTTTCGGACGACGGCTGTGCTGTTCCTGCTGCTGGCGGGGTTCTCCGCCTGCCGGCAGGACGATCTGCCGGGGCCGTCCGCTCCGGGCGGCGGCACGGCGACCACCCTCGCTTTTGTCAGCGACCCGATGGCCCTGCACCGGGTGACGACCCGTTCCTCCGACATGAAGGACGAGGAGGAGAAACGCATCAACCGGCTTTATATCTTCTTTTTCGATGCCGGGGGCGAATACCTGGACGGAGACTATCTCACCGGCTATCCCAACGCTCCCGACAACGGGGGATACTATGCTGCGGGAGAGGGCGTGAGCCTGCTGAAGATAGACAGCAAACTCTTCGACGATCCGGATCTGGCCCGGAGCGCTACCGTCTATGCCGTGGCGAATGTTGATCCCGGTCTCTTCGGGAGCGATGACAACGGGGACGGCCGGCCCGACACCATCCGGAACCGGACCGATCTGGAGAACTTCGTCTATAGCCTCGATCCCGGGCGGGTCTCCCTCGGCCTGCCCGCCGAAGGTATGCCGATGGTGGGACACAAGGTGCTGGACCTGACCGGGGGAGCGCCCGAAGACGAACGGCGTGTCGAACTCCAGGCTCTGATGGCGCGGATCGACGTCAGCATCCGGCTCGAAAGCGACGTGCAGGAGAACAATCTGCCCGCTTTTTACCTTATGGACTGGACGGCCAGGAACCTTCCGACCCGGGCGGCCTTTACGGCTCCGGACGGGGACGGCCGGACCGGATGGACGGAGAGATGGACCAAGGAGATCAATACCCCGCTCCAGCGTACCATCTACAACAAGAACGGACAGATCGACTTTTCTTTCTACATGTTCGAGAACGTGCAGAATGCCGAATGGAAAATCGACGAGGGAGAAAATTGGGTCGACCCGAACGTGAATCCGGAAGAGCTTTCCGACGAGGAACGGGCGAAGGCTCTCTATCCGGACAGCATTTCCGACAGTCAGAAGCAACGTTACAAGCCCTATCTGGCCCATGCGGACGCGGCGGCCGTGGAGCTTCACGGATTCTACACCACCTACAACGACGCCACCTACGAAGTTACCTACACGCTCTACTTGGGAGCCAACCACACCGACGATTTCCGGGTGAAGCGCAACCACCAGTACAAGAACGATATCACGATCAAGGGACTGACCTCCCAGAGTTCGGCCGCCGGCGAATACACGCTCGATGCACGCGTGAACGTCGAGGAGAACGACAACGAGTATTATATTGCCATGCTGCGCGAACGCAACCACGACGCCCATTTCTGCGTCACGCCCATGGACGTCTATCTCTTCGCGCCGGCCGGGCGGCACCCTACGATGGAGGTGATCCTGGGAGAGGTGATAGAGGGCCGTGAGGTGCCGCTTCCGGGAACCGTACCCGACTGGATCCGGATGGAGCGGATCACGACGGCGGATATGGCGGCCGGCACCGTGACAGATTCGGGATTCACGCCCTACGGACAGGGCGGCACCCACCTGGCGGCCGGTTCGCCGTGGACCGCAGGCAACGGCAAGCGGGCCTTCTTCACGAAAGGCCTGCTGAAATCCGGCGGGGCCCTCTCCAACGGTACGCAGGTCACGGTCGAGGGTTCGCGCGACCGGGTCTACTTCTATCTCGACGAGAATCTGGACAAGAATCCGGACGGCTCGCTGAAACAGGAGAACCGTACGGCGACTGTCACCCTGATTTACAAGGAGAACGGCCGGGAGGTAAAGCGCCGCACCCTGCGGCTCGAACAGACCTATCTGCTGCCGGTGACGATGCGGGACGGCGGAACGCTCTATATGGAACAGTTCGAAGAGTATCTGGACCACTACGATCCGCTGGACGGATACGCTTCCGAACAGATTTACACCGGACTGCCCTGGGCCGACAAGAATTCCGGTCTCGATAATTTCACGATAGAACAGTTATATGAAACATGGGTTTTAACGGCTCTTACCTCGACTCCGTATGATCCACCCGGACAGGTTTTCAACGACGGGTATCCCTATACGGGTTTCATCATCTATCGGGCGGATCAGGGTATCATGACTTTGAACGGCAAACCCCGTTCAGCATTCGAATATTGCTACAACCGGAACAAACGCAATGCGGACGGCACCATTACGACGGCATATGTGCCCCGCAGAACCGGCGGGTTGGTGGGTGACAGGGTTTATGAAGAGGAAAGTAACGAAAGCAAATGGTTCCTTCCGGGTATCCGCCAGATGGAAGATGCGCTGACCCAGTATTACACGACGTACGGAGAGTTCCAGACATCCTATTACTGGAGCGCTTCGGCGGGAGAGGCGGCTGGCCGCGGGAATGGACAGAATGCCCAGCGGGCGCGTGCAACCAAAGTCGATCTGACCCACCCCACCGGGTATGCACAAAGCGGCGGCGGAGCAGAAGGGGGCTGGACTCAATATGCATACGAATACGGCAACGGAGGATACGCATTGCGCACCGAATCTCTGCGTATCCGCGCTTTCCGGGTGGACCTGGAGCCTGTGGACTGATCCCTTTCCCGTATCGCAAACTCTGCGCCCGCGGCCGTCTCCGGCTTTGCGGGCGCGGTGTCGTTCAGGCTTGCCCGTTTCCTACTTCTTGTCCCCCCTGCGCCATATCTGGTACGAGTTGACGATGTTCTGCCACACCACGTAGGATGCCGGGCCGATCGAGGCGATCGGGTCGAGGTAGATGCCGGCCATCCAGATCGCCAGGATCGTGTTCTTCTGTCCGAGCCCCTGGGCTCCGGCCACGGCGCTGCCGAAACGGCGTCCCAGGCGGCGGCCCGTGTAGAATTGCAGGGCGCAGACGATCAGGGCGATTCCTACGGTCAGCGCTTCGGTGAAATAGTGGCTGCGCTCCTGTCGCACGAGGAACGAGACGGTGCGTCCCATGACGATCGTCAGCGCCACCGACCAGAGATAGAAGGAGACCGACTGCCGGTTCCGGAGAATACGGTGGGCGCGGGGCCAGAACCGTTCCAGCGCGAAGGCGCCCGCCAGCGGCAGGATCAGCAGGGGGACTATCTGCCGGGCGATGATTCCGAACGATTGCCAGAAGGGAAGCGACACGTTTTCGCCGATCACCGAGAAGACGAACGGGGAAAACACCGCCACGGCGATGTTGCTCAGCAGGGTGTAGGTGGCCAGCGTGCCGACGCTGCCGCCCAGCATGCCCGTCACCACGGCGGCCGAGGTGGCCGTGGGTGCCAGCACGCAGATGAATACTCCCTGCGACACGGAAGGTCCCAGCGGCAGGAGTGCCGCATAGACGGCCGCTGCCCCCGCGATTTGCAGCACGAGCATCCACAGGTGGAGGGGGAGAATCCGGATTTCACGCCACGACACCCGGCAGTAGGTGATCAGCAGCATCGTGAAGATCAGATAGGGGGTCAGGGGCGAAAGCCTTTCGAAAAATTCGTATCCGGCGCCTCCCACGATCATGGCCACGGGGAGCATCCATTTCTTGAAACGATCCGTCACTCTCTTTTCCGTTTTTTTGAAATGTACAAAGGAACGCACTATTTTCGAAACTTCAAAACGATGCCGCCGCCGGTCCTCCTTTCCGGTTTTTCTCTGTTCCGTTTCCGGCACTCTTTTTTTTCTCAGGGGAAAAATGCCCTTCCCTTCTGGAACTGGAGGCTCCGGATTCTCTCCGCGGAGAGTGCTGGCCGGCTTATGCTTCCCGTTCGGCTTCGTCCGCGATGCGTTTGTAGAGGCGGGCGGCCTCGCAGGGGTCGGCGGCCGAGCAGATGCCCGAAACGACGGCCAGCGAGGAAGCTCCCGCCCGGACGATGTCGGCGGCGTTTCCGGGTTTGATTCCCCCGATGGCCACCAGCCTGTGACGGGAGTGGAGCCGTATCCAACGCAGGCCCTCCAGCCCCCATTCGATACGGGTGTCCGTCTTGGTGGGGGTGGCGAACACGGGGCTGGCGGCGATATAGTCCACATCCAGCCCCTCCGCATCGAGCACCTGCTGCGGGCTTTCGACCGACAGGCCCACGATCTTTCCCGGGGGGAGCAGACGCCGCACGAGAGCGGGAGGCATGTCGCTCTGTCCCACGTGCACGCCGTCGGCGTCGGCTGCCAGCGCCACGTCCACGCGGTCGTTGATGATGAGCGGAACACCCAGCGGGGCCAGCAGCCGCTTCAGGGCGGCGGCCCGTTCGACGAACAGCCGGGTGGAGGACTCCTTTTCCCGGAGCTGCACCATGCCTACGCCTCCGCGTACGGCTTCGGCGACCGTGGTGGCCAGGTCCTTGCCCGACAGCAGCCCTTCGTCCGTTACCAGATAGATTTCGGCCATTGTCCGGCAGGTTTATTTGCCGCGCACGCGCACCGTCTCGGTAAACTGCCGTTCGGTGAGGGTGTGCATGACGTCGTAAAGGTTCAGCTGGAGCGAGCCGGGACCGATCGACTCGCGGGCCGCGATCTCGCCGCAGACGCCCATGTAGGCCGCTGCGCTGATGGCCGCCATGAAGCGGTTGGGCTCGACGGCCGCGAAGGCGCCCAGAATGGCCGATGCCGTGCAGCCCAGTCCCGTCACGCGGCACATGAGCTGGTCGCCGTTGTCCACGTAGGCCACGTGTACTCCGTCCGTGATGATATCCGTTTCGCCGCTCACGCTGACCACGCATCCGCGCTCTTTGGCCAGGCTCTTGGCCTGTTTCTCGCAGCCGGCCGAGGCGACCGCGCTGTCCACCCCCTTCGAGGCGACGCTCGTTCCCGCCAGCGTCATGATCTCGCCCGCGTTGCCCCGGATGAAGGTGGGTGACGCCACGCCGAGCAGTTCGTCCACCGTGCGGTTGCGGTAGGGGGTGGCTCCGGCACCCACGGGGTCGAGCACCGAGGGCTTGCCCAGCCCGTCGGCCTTTTTCAGCGCCAACTTCATGCTCTCCACGGAGTCGTGGTTCAGTGTGCCGATGTTGATGACTGTGGCGGCGCACAGGGCCACCATGTCCTCTACCTCTTCCGGGGCGTTGGCCATGATGGGCGAGGCTCCCGCTGCCAGCAGGGCGTTGGCCGTGTTGTTCATGACCACGTAGTTGGTGATGTTGAGCACCAGGGGGGAGTGCTCCCTCACCTGCTGTATGTCATTCCATATCTTCTGTTTCAGTTCGCTCATGGCTTTATTCTGTTTATGGATTCAGTTTTTCGCGTATTGTTTCAGTTTTTCGGGGAAGAGCACCGTGATCCGCTTGCCCTGCACGTAGATCGACCCTTCGGCGGCCATCTCCCCGATGGCCCGGGCCAGCGCCGGACGCGTCACGCCGAACATGTCGGCCATCTCCCGCTGGGTGAGCGCATTGTTCAGCTCGCAGCCCTCCTGTTCCTCCATCAGGTTGAGCAGGTAGTTGGCGAACTTGCCCTTCATGGTCTTGTAGGTGCGGTAGACCACCCGCTCCGACAGGAACGTGTTCGGGGCCGAGAGGATTTCCAGAAAGTTGACCAGCAGGGCCCGCTCCCGGCCCAGCAGATCCGTGAAGGCGTCGCGTCCCAGCGCCAGGATCGTCGCGGGCGTACGGGCCGTGAGGCCGGCCGGAAGACGGTCGTTCTCCGCGAAGAGACAGAGCGGGGCGATCAGGGACGGGGCGGCGATGCGTTCCACGTGCAGCGTGTTGTGGAGCGAATCGGTCGTCTCGGCGCTCACCGTGCCCTCTGTGAGGATCAGCAGCTGCGTGTGGCGCGCTCCCTGCGGGGCGATCACGTCCCCTTTGGCGTAGGTGCGCGTACGGGCGCCGGCCTCTTCCAGCAGGGGCCTGATCCGTTCCGGTTCCACGTCCCGGAACAACCGGCATGCACTCAACGGTTTGGTCATGGTTTT contains:
- a CDS encoding DUF3575 domain-containing protein; translation: MLILFQMIGCCGCLCAQSAVDSVRVYFRRGYSVLDLSFRDNRQTLDAFVGRLDSLLADTSRHIVSLCVEGNASPDGTLGANRRLSGNRAKRVLEYIRLRVALPDSLVCVVAGGIDWDGLAERIAADPRVPARERALDILRHTPVWVFDDSGRIVDSRKKQLMDLDGGRTYRYLLEHFFPGLRNASLRLSYTVASVVQPEEKPVGVPEPEPESGPAVPSSGTDSLPSREAVPEPSSGSASGHAEPEEREPLHRLALKTNLLYDAVLMPSLEVEYRIDDRWSVNLEGEVAWWSKKDRHKYYQIATIGPEGRYWFRTRKPWHGHYVGAFVGGSWYDLENGGRGYKGELVMTGLSYGYMFPIGRSLSLETGIGIGFLHTSYEEYLPVDGHYVYQQTSQTNYFGPVKLRLSLAWRLWDRNRKGGAR
- a CDS encoding DUF5119 domain-containing protein, whose amino-acid sequence is MKVPSLFSLLLLGGVVLLGGCRKDLCYDHDLHGLNVRVLLRPEWECEWERDYGRAWEENWPAEHGMTYASLRPAAATGIVSFVYHEDGSRTERHLPGEGGLLPMSEGEKSILFYNDDTRYIVFDGLNSWATASASTRTRSRSTYSEDHAGEKTVNAPDMLYGTWIDRYTAVPTSEPSPMAVTLRPLVYTYLIRYEFERGLEHVALARGALSGMAESVYLQDGHTGEETATILFECELKSYGVEVRLASFGVPGFPGDHYVQRDGQRQMLNLEVMMKNGKLKEFEFDVTDQLSAQPRGGVITVGGLEVTDEEAGNESGFDVDVDGWGRYEDIELPLG
- a CDS encoding fimbrillin family protein; this encodes MKRNVFVYAMAVAALAGCSKTETVDQSPVGAIRFDGAHISYPTESRSVTELDQSITEFQVFGQYTKESEPVKVFDNETVTKGGGGGWTYTGGLRPWIEGAQYVFAAYAPADALTSPQVNEAGYLTLTDYSVAGNQKDLIYAAKIAIGQAAGSNTAVQFSFKHLLSIVGVTFKSGFGEDTELTVSEVKVNKVPSKATFTASGETGSDQLGGTWGAASDPQSFGLTIAGITEPEGTSADNIVVIPQTIPTGGNAVEIAFKVTVTTAAGEELVSGKEFTSEIPVGTITTWDPGFKYNYVATITPESVELDYIEFSDPVVDTWKPAEDGDQDLPLQ
- a CDS encoding fimbrillin family protein; the protein is MKGIIRHIGPCAAALLLLAGCSETTVERGPGGEDAIGFTTDVTRAAKEDFAAGDAFAVWGWYAPDDAFSRVFDATKVSTPDGTSWSYEGMRFWKAGKTYAFYALHPAADALPGTASCSADGILSVAGFDASRGVDLMAACATGMDGGRPAPVPFTFTHLLTRIQIVGKRSESTAGIVGFTPRIHAVRLYGMPGKGDFSLSAADLADREALRAAWTAAPGITTSDAPLAAFISDGGEEATAEGTLLLDALPYPQRITQDCYVEVVYSTDGTGTDRQTRTVRLTSLPVTVWEAGRQYRYTFSVSDNDRILFDTPTVNAWDEAVGGIIIVD
- a CDS encoding fimbrillin family protein, with amino-acid sequence MNAKRLIWWVVSLAGVAACEREYPADPAAGTSDRILFGTPVLSVETRSTFKNALDPGDEFGVLGYCVPYTVGTTAPDYNAGSSPWVLKKAQCPPEVFYDQRVVVGANGCRYDRNGGTDNDPKYWYRDGYDTNNSANGAIVGTDRYRYSFFAWYPYEGAFTIDRPNGSAEAGAPVFTFTMPQTGSSLSDPLEHGNTPDAMVAVLYNRTKEDGNLRFNFSHVLTGIGFQVNNLSEYDLTVHSVSLSGSFYKDVTIDLTGDNSQFSFSSARYTGSYALLSEDLSLPAPAEGTTATSSGLIGGEHLLLISGTGTSFGENVTVNIKYTFNGQPGDQRMARPGTFTPRPGVKYTAQLNFVGETFVLQFVVDNGEQWEDGGADDGREDNDDIVFE
- a CDS encoding DUF4906 domain-containing protein translates to MTRTKIFRTTAVLFLLLAGFSACRQDDLPGPSAPGGGTATTLAFVSDPMALHRVTTRSSDMKDEEEKRINRLYIFFFDAGGEYLDGDYLTGYPNAPDNGGYYAAGEGVSLLKIDSKLFDDPDLARSATVYAVANVDPGLFGSDDNGDGRPDTIRNRTDLENFVYSLDPGRVSLGLPAEGMPMVGHKVLDLTGGAPEDERRVELQALMARIDVSIRLESDVQENNLPAFYLMDWTARNLPTRAAFTAPDGDGRTGWTERWTKEINTPLQRTIYNKNGQIDFSFYMFENVQNAEWKIDEGENWVDPNVNPEELSDEERAKALYPDSISDSQKQRYKPYLAHADAAAVELHGFYTTYNDATYEVTYTLYLGANHTDDFRVKRNHQYKNDITIKGLTSQSSAAGEYTLDARVNVEENDNEYYIAMLRERNHDAHFCVTPMDVYLFAPAGRHPTMEVILGEVIEGREVPLPGTVPDWIRMERITTADMAAGTVTDSGFTPYGQGGTHLAAGSPWTAGNGKRAFFTKGLLKSGGALSNGTQVTVEGSRDRVYFYLDENLDKNPDGSLKQENRTATVTLIYKENGREVKRRTLRLEQTYLLPVTMRDGGTLYMEQFEEYLDHYDPLDGYASEQIYTGLPWADKNSGLDNFTIEQLYETWVLTALTSTPYDPPGQVFNDGYPYTGFIIYRADQGIMTLNGKPRSAFEYCYNRNKRNADGTITTAYVPRRTGGLVGDRVYEEESNESKWFLPGIRQMEDALTQYYTTYGEFQTSYYWSASAGEAAGRGNGQNAQRARATKVDLTHPTGYAQSGGGAEGGWTQYAYEYGNGGYALRTESLRIRAFRVDLEPVD
- a CDS encoding bile acid:sodium symporter family protein, yielding MTDRFKKWMLPVAMIVGGAGYEFFERLSPLTPYLIFTMLLITYCRVSWREIRILPLHLWMLVLQIAGAAAVYAALLPLGPSVSQGVFICVLAPTATSAAVVTGMLGGSVGTLATYTLLSNIAVAVFSPFVFSVIGENVSLPFWQSFGIIARQIVPLLILPLAGAFALERFWPRAHRILRNRQSVSFYLWSVALTIVMGRTVSFLVRQERSHYFTEALTVGIALIVCALQFYTGRRLGRRFGSAVAGAQGLGQKNTILAIWMAGIYLDPIASIGPASYVVWQNIVNSYQIWRRGDKK
- the thiE gene encoding thiamine phosphate synthase, with protein sequence MAEIYLVTDEGLLSGKDLATTVAEAVRGGVGMVQLREKESSTRLFVERAAALKRLLAPLGVPLIINDRVDVALAADADGVHVGQSDMPPALVRRLLPPGKIVGLSVESPQQVLDAEGLDVDYIAASPVFATPTKTDTRIEWGLEGLRWIRLHSRHRLVAIGGIKPGNAADIVRAGASSLAVVSGICSAADPCEAARLYKRIADEAEREA